ttttttttttgcccacCTTCTCAAGTATTTACTGAGtgtaattttgtttatttctaaagAGTGCCAAAGGCAGACGAGCTCTCGTGTGTTCAgctgtgggaggaggtgggtttgctgccctgctgcccaccccaCCACAGGGAGGAGATGCGCTCCAGGGCATGGGGCAGCCTCACGCACCATCACAGCCAGATCCAAACCAGGTACCTGTCTGCCCTGTCACCCTTGCAACAACAGTGTCAACattagagaggagaagagggaccTGCTGGGATGTTAGTGGTTTAACATGCCAGAAATCTGCGTCTcttcccccagcaccccacttTCAGACACAACAAATGGAGTTTCCTTCCTCACAGTTCCCACCAGTGCTCTGCCCAAAATCCACTTGCTTGCTTTCTTGGTGGTTTATTTTCATGACAGTACCACAGTGCTTTTCTTTTGCCTCGTATCTAGAATCAAATACATACATTTTGCTGTTCAAACTGGCAGCCAGCCTCCCAGTCTTCAGTAAATTTCCAAGGCACAGGTACTCAACTTGGTGGCAGCGCTTGTGATTTGCCCAATCACCACCACCTGTGTTGATGTTGCTTCTGAGGAGTCAGGTAGAGAGAAGCCTCCACTCCCACCATGTCCATCCTTACCTCCACCCTCACCCCCTCACATAGCTGTAGGTGTGTGGTACCactgcctgctctctgctccaGAGGCTGCATGAGCCCCAGCAGCCAGGACTGCCAGCTGGGTACTCTGTCCTCATTCGTGCCCTGCTCATAAAAAAAAGTCAGCTAATATTAGGTGGCATCTAGGGATAGGGTGGAAGCTTACAAACTTGTTCTTTTTACAGTCCAACCTGTTTAATATTATAGTCCAGCAGCTAAAAATCTAAGGCTACAGCTTTCCTAGTGAATTAATCAGTGGCAGGGACCACCAATGGCATTGCTCTGGGGAGGCCAGGCAGTGCCCTCCTGACACACCTAGGAACAGGACAGGACTTCGATCCACAACCATCCCCAACAGCCACCTCGAGTGTGGCCACCCTGTTTCAAATGCTGGAAGTCTAATGGGATGGCACGGCTGCTGCACACCAGCTGACGGTAGCACTTCAGATTCCGGCACATTTAGTGTGCTGGTTATATTGGAGTTGGAGCACGTCCTCGCAGCCAGGGTTGGCAGTTTAgagccagctccagccccagagCCGTGCGCCTGCTCCAGCATGTGAAAGCCAGAGCGTGGCCGGAGCACAGAGCCTGACGCCTGGCTGGGGCACAGGCAGACCCAGCCTCCCACTGCTCCCCCggcctgtgtgcacacacagtcCAAAAACCTCTGGCAGTGAACATGTTATCTTAAAAATGGCATTTCATCTGCAGCACTGTTACAAGAAGAAAAGCTTGCTTGTTCTTCAGCTGCATGAGCTGTTTGCCACAAACTCCACTGAAGGATGCTGCTGACCATCTCAGAGAGAAGGAACAAAGTGCTGCACGcaagttctgtaaagaaaatgttttatttaaagttttaaataccATCACCAGAATGAGTTTGATTTACATTAGTTGGTGTTCATTACAGGCCTAAtctgcccttttttttccccccaactgtaattccttttaactttttaaaacatactaTGTACAAGACAGCAGTGATCACTGGAATAGTGCTATTTACATGACTAAACCATAAGTAGAGTTGCAGACgtgtgaaaattaaaaaaaatacattaatttttttaaaataaatactgcataATGACAAGTATGTACAAACCTTCCATGCGTCATGTCgttgattttaaaatttgaaataatttatatagAACTATGTATACAAGAATGTGTGAGCACATCTCACAGTATCAGGAAAATGGTtatgtatttttgtttaatatcCTAGGGGATATCGTAGACTGCATGTTAGTAGTATTTATTTGCTGCTGGTAGACAGGTGtctaaattatttcaataaatataattttaccaGTCTGTCCATTAACTTAACAATAATCCATTATATAAACTCTGAAGACAAGACACAATCTTGATTTATATGATATTGCACAAAGTAAAAGGCATTTTAAGTGATACTGTTATTACTTTTGCCCTCTTATGAGGCATGTACAATTTCTTAATGGGAAACGTCAACAGATTTTCAAATAAAGTCAGAATAATTCTATGTGGGCCTTAAAGGTAAATGTAATgtatatttcaaaaattattgcAAGGTTTCAACATTAAACCTTAAATAGGTATTAAAGGCATATAAAGACCcagaaaaaaaggatattttgttATTAAATGTTAGCCAGTTACATTCCctttaaataatgtaatttaatgAGAAGCTTGAACTTGCAGCACCACCCAACGGTAGTTACTGTCTGCTACAAATAACAGGTTTTTGAAGATCCATTGACTTGAGTGAGGGTTCTGGTAATGGTATCAAATAGCTGTCGGAGTGGTACTGATAAGCTTTCGTTAAGGCTATTTTACGAACCAAAGACATATTTTCCAGACTGATATTCCCTAATGATGTCTTCTGCAACACAAATGTAGTTTATGAAAATTGAACTTTACAGCAGAAGAACTGTACGAATTAGTAACCTTTGTTGCTTTTGTAATCTCAAAAATGTAGCAGTTAATTTGGTTTAGTGCAAATAAAAGTGTTtaaatttatttcctaaaaatcgACCAggtacttatttttttcctctttccaaaaaCCTTCAAGAAATGATAGTTCAGCCTTTGAATGAAAGATGCTGGtgctgaaaacaaatttattgaAGACATCTTACAATGGCCATATGATTCCAGTATTTTGCTGTAGAATTCAATTTGAAtgtgagaaaaaatgaaaataagttacCATGCACTGTACAATAAATTGCAAAAAGTTCAAATATCTTCTTTATCAAATACATGCTGAATTACATTAATGTACTCCCAAGCCATGTTGCAAAATTCTTTTCAACATGCTTGAAAAAAAGTtcttaaacaatatttttctcaaataattcagaaatgcagaacagtCTGCAACCCTGAACCAAATATGGGGCATAAGAGAGTAATAAGTCAAAAGGTAGCCATTTTAGAATATGATGATCATCCTGGGAGGTAGaggggaaaaagagcaaaaggaagaaGGGAGACTGGGAGGAGACATAGAGAAAGGAGGAGGTAAAAGAAGTGTACAATTTGCACATTATGTTGAACTTTACAAGGCTTGTaccttttacatttaaataaatttaatatattaCACTTATTTCTTGTCacataaacagaattttaaatatttgctagaaattattttttatttttaatatacgTCTGCAAAAAATACAGACCATGACTGGTTTAAAGAATGATAAACGTGGTGTGTCTTTGTATCACCCTGTTGCATTCTCTTCCCTTTAAAACCATGCActagtgaaatttatttttaaaaataatataaattgttGAAAATggctgatttattctttttttttttttgcaagttgcagccccaagaaaataatttaagtgtTCAGCTAAATCTGTGTCCATGCAAAAAAGTTTCTTTAATTTCATACAGTACAGTATAtccacagaattttatttttcagagagtCCATCACATCCTGGGTTTCACTGTATCTATAGCTGGAGGTATAAAGCCCGCCACTTTTAAGTCTTGAACCTTTTCAGTATGAAGAGTTTTCGGATCTCAAGCAACTGTTTCAAATGACAGTTGACTTTTCCAGCATCCTTacattctccttttctttcaacGTCTGCTAATCCACTGACTTGTAACATGGCTTCATGGGGGAAGGTAACTCCATTTCTGTGGCATAACCAAGCGTTAGGAGGGAAGGGCAGATAAAGAAAGAAACGGGAGCAACAAAACAGATATGCCATTGAAAAGGACTTTTGTTGCATGAAACAGATTGATTCTTTTAGTTTAGTCCATGGCTTCAGATTGGACCAAAACTGAGTGTCCCTGAACTCCAAACCTATCAGTTCTTCATGACTTCAGTCCTTCACCTGAGGGCCTTCCATAGGGCACAATGTGTGCAACTTCCTTGAGAACACAGGATCGCGTTGCAGCCCTAGAAACAGGCTCAGAAGACACAACATTAAGCATGCAGTGTTACCAGGGTTTGCGacctgtaaatttattttttttgtaacgCTGGTTGCTATGACAACAGTTTCACAGCTGCTATGAGCGAGCATACGAAGGTCCTGTTGAACTTTCAAGAGATGATTGGGAAGCTCTTCTAGTGAGAGGAGCTAAAGTTGGGTCTACtagggaagaaggagggaagagtTTGAACCACCCAATCACCATGTTGGACAGGTCCAGTTCATCTAAAAGTATCTGTGCCACTCCCATAAAGGATTTGTGATCCATACGTCCATAGTCTCCCCAAACAATTATCTGTTAGCAaaggaaacacaagaaaatagaaaaatttcagcaaaaatgaTGAGCTTCAATCTGATTCATCAAATGTCTCTGCTTATTTAATTATAGTAAGGAATGAAATATTTGACTGCTGACATAGTTAGTTCTGTGTATACTAGTCATGATGCAGTGACAGAAATGACTTGGGCAGTAACAGAGCAGTTTAGTATCCACGATACTGTAGAAAGCCCAGTGAGAGAAGGAGCCCATACATACAGTAgaagcaaaataatttacaaCTAACTTTTGCTCAGCACTTTCTACTTGCATCAACAGTTACTACTGTAGTATTTATTTGCTCAACAAGTATTTGAAATAGCAGAATTTGCCAAATGAAGCATGAAAGGAGGTTTGAAAATCATTCAGTGAAAACTGTACAGGTGCCGTTTTCAGATTCAGAAGAATATTGATGCAAATTACCTGTAAAACTTTTCCTTGGGGACTTTCTTCAAACGATAGAAGTTGCTGATAAAGTGGTTCCAGCGTTTTTCTTGctacctttgttttctttttggctaTGCAGACTCCATTTTCTAATAGATACACCTTTACGTATGGTgcttagaagaaagaaaataaagaacaataaGTAAAGAAGTAGTCCAGATTTTTGCATAACAGATGCACTGTTCTATCACCTTTGATAAAATCTGCCTTTTACTGGATATATAACTTAAGTGAACAAATTTCCACAAGCAATATTAACATTTATTCACATGCAAAGCATCTTTGCATTTTCgttatttttcttcctggtataattttttctgcttcttatgTGTCTCTTTTGCCATGAAACAATTCAGATTTTGacctggaaaaaaacagatatTCCTATATACAGTATCCCTATACTGTACAATATACAAAACAGGCCTGTTAAGTAAATTAATGACTTGCATTGACTTTGGTGAGATTTGGATCAATGCTCCAAttgttaataatttaaaattatctacAAGGTGAAAATCAGTGAAGAGAAGACTTTGACACAATTTCTATTTTGGCAGAAGAGCTTGCTAAAAATATCATCATGTTGTCCTTTTCACATAGATTTATAGGACATCATATTATAAAATAAGGATTAAGTATCAAACACTGGTCTACTTTTCATCAGGTACCTATTCTACACCTCTTGTTAATTCCGTCTTCATCCCTAAGATTCCTATATCACATCCTCAGTATATAACTTCCTTTCTACCCCATAACCAATGATGCATTTACTATTAATAAAATACTTCCGTGTCTTCTGGTAGCCCAGACaccagtctgattttttttttccttctgaagttgATTTTTTTGTATAGTATTTCAATGCATTATGCATTTCATTGTACAACACTCTAATCTACTGATAGGTGAATTTGCTAGGAGTTTACTGAAATTTAACAGTAAAGCCTCAGAAGTTCGGGGTTTGTTCGGGTTTTTTTGATAGAACTCTATTCTTGTTGCtaagatttttcttccttaccTGGCAGTGTCTTTGAACCTGGTTTTACAACAAGGCCACGGGCTCGGATTATTTCTACTTCCAGTTGTCCTTTCTTGTCCATCATTCCCACCTGGATATCTCCTACACAACAAAAAGAAATCCTGGAATTGTAATTCAGAACTACCTAAATATATGAAAAGCTATGGGAATTTCTAGGATGAATACACGATGACTTTGATCATCTACATTCTACCAGTAAGTAGGGATCTGAATTTTAACACTATTAGATAATTTAATACTTATCCTCTTCACTGTTATTTACGTTACTAAACAGTTAAAAACCCCTGCAATAACACCTGGTCTCCCATTTCCCATGCCCCTAAAACTtcaaggtttttgtttttttttttctgaagaatttcagattaaaaaaaggcaGCAGGGGAACTAGTACAAAGTAACTCTGTAAAACTGCTTGAAATCTTTTCACCATGCTTCTAGTTTAAGACAAGGTATGAAGAGATAGCTTGTGAATATAAAAAAGTTTGTAGGcactattgtcctggtttagctaggatagagttaagtttcctgagcagtgggggggaagctctagccgggttattcaataccatgctgatgtcacctcctggcgcccaagcatGGGAGTGGGGGAGAATCGGAACGTGTGTTTCATGTGATCGGTCTCcacactgctgtatcggtatatatcttgctctgttcattgttattactgttattgttgttgttgttgtttgctttgttgctgtcacactgttgtattaaacctgtccttatctcagccccggggctttgtatttcactccctttgtgggggaggggcagtggccgcgtggtctcagaccccggcaaggactaaaccaccacaactttagTAGCAAATACTTTGCACCTAAATTcccatttttattcattattatcCAAATGATTCAAAGAAAGGATTGTTCTCATTAGCCACATTTTAAAGATGGAAAACTGAAGAAGAGATAAAAGAATGAATTTTTCAAAGCACCCGTCTACTTTTGAGTGTTGTCTTGAGCATCCACAATTATGTTCAACTTTGGCTGAGGTTATAGTTTTGGTCTTAACTGAGTTGTTCAAAACCACATGGGAAATCCATATTTAAAGATTCAGAATCTAGATAATTCCTATGTTCTAATTACCAGACCCAGTAGCTTATATATCGATAGGACATAAATGCTTACCCATTGATGGTGTCGCCAAAGTCTGTCGTCCTACAAGCTGGGCAGGACCAAGTCCATCCAGAAAATCACTGAACTGGCTGTCTGCAGCCAACCTCACACCAGGgaaaatcaaactaaaaaataatattgaaaaaaaaacaaaaataaatatactcAAATTAgcccttttttgttttctagatGATTTGCATTTAGCGTTTATGGTTTTGGTACTACTGCTCACAAGTAATTTATTTACACTGACAAGATTACAAAACAATTACTgtaattttcaaaacttcagtgtTATATGCTTCCAGCATATAAACAAACAGGTGAAGGAAGCACTAATCCTCACTAAGTCTAATTTCCACAGTAATATTATTCCATCATGCTCTCTTTTCCCAATATATTAAAGACCACTGTTAATTATTGTAGTATTCATATGAGACCAGTCCAATAAGATACTAATACATGCCCTTACCAGTAATTTAGTTGCATCAAGGTAAAATTGCTCACGTTTCTCAGTCAACATGAACTCAGTGGCTAAATGTCAAATGTATCCAATGAAATTATTACATTAGACTGAGTACTGGtcactatttttaaaatcacCTTTCAAAATCAGCATTCATTataaacattttgttaaaaatgtcTTTGAGAATGACATCTATTCAATAATGGAACTGAAATACATTGTGGCAAATGACCAAAGTAACTTAAAATTCAAAGTCTTGCCATAAATTATCTGTGACCCATTACAAGGCAACAAGAACTAATGAGATTTGTAATGGCCAGCCATAAGTAAATTGTCCATCTCAAATGCATATAGTACATCAACTTGGATGTGTAAGATGTATTGTCCAGTATAGGTGTATTGTCCAGTGCTGTGAACACCACTAATAAATCTATCCACACAGAAGTCTTTAATTTGGACTTTTATACAAAGCATGATACATGATAGACTCATACTTCTGCACAGACCATTTCTTCAGGATTAATTCACAAAACTCTTCAGCCCAGTGAATGACACGAGAAATGCTCTGAAAATGCTTCGTTCTGCAAAGCACAGACGTATGCGAGGAGTTTTCAGAAGAGAACCtgtcattttctgtgttttacctGGTGCACTGCACCTGCTTCCCCTCCTGCCACACCGCATGCTGATGCTCTGAACCACCAGGTGCCTTCCTCTGGCACGGCAGAAATGATCCTCATCCTTCCTGCACCAGCAACGGGAGACTCTTTCGGTCACAAGGGAAGACTTAGGCTTGGTCCATCAATGACACTAGCTTGTGAAGGGAACTTTGACTGAACAGGACCTACAGCGCTCACTGTGCTTTTGTCTAACTACCAGTTTCACGGAGAAATGTCAGGTAACGACAGTTATAACTGCTGCTTACTTTCCCTCAGAGCTGTAGCTGTTCATGCTCCCATCTGTCGACTCCCGGCTGGCCTGACGGGTCATCCAGTTCCTCATCTCCACAGCCAGTCCTGTCTCAGTGCTCCTCTGGACGGTGCTCCGCAGCTTCTTGCCCCCTGCTTCTGTGGAGACAAAAGAGAAGCCCCCATCGCACCACGCTGCCACAGCTGGGCAGCCCTGCGGGGCATGGCTGTGGGCAGCACACCACCACTCCACGTGGCAGAAACGCTTGAAGACAGAAATGAATGATTGGGACcaaaacttccatttaaaaattaccattttttaaataataggcAAGCAGCATCGTAAATCTCTTTTACAGGACCTTAGCTCTGTCACCACCTGCCTTTCAAGGGCAGACAGCATATCCACAACACATCTGCTCATGGATTTACACCATCCATAGTCTAGcgtgtttaaaatacattttctctggaTGAATACCTCTCTCTTtggaattaaatgaaaatattaccaTTAAGAAAAAACTTGCAGTGTCTGAGGAATGTTCTAATTCAGATTAATTATCtgatttaaaaacatttgatCATTACCTGCTAAATCAAATGACAGATACTCATTAGTGAGCATAGTAAACAACAAATCAAGAACCCTTcccattttttcttctatattcaCACTCTTTATATCTGCTTTA
The DNA window shown above is from Strix aluco isolate bStrAlu1 chromosome 1, bStrAlu1.hap1, whole genome shotgun sequence and carries:
- the RIMS2 gene encoding regulating synaptic membrane exocytosis protein 2 isoform X29, which translates into the protein MGRQTAAGGRTMQRSQSRSSLSASFEALAVYFPCMNSLEEEDGEAGGKKLRSTVQRSTETGLAVEMRNWMTRQASRESTDGSMNSYSSEGNLIFPGVRLAADSQFSDFLDGLGPAQLVGRQTLATPSMGDIQVGMMDKKGQLEVEIIRARGLVVKPGSKTLPAPYVKVYLLENGVCIAKKKTKVARKTLEPLYQQLLSFEESPQGKVLQIIVWGDYGRMDHKSFMGVAQILLDELDLSNMVIGWFKLFPPSSLVDPTLAPLTRRASQSSLESSTGPSYARS